Within Actinoplanes sp. L3-i22, the genomic segment GGATCTCCGCGCTCGGCACCAACACGCTGACCGTGATGAGCACCAGCCGCGGGACCAGCAGCGGCGGCGGGCTGACCCTCAAGGTCGCCGAGGCGCTCGACGACCCGGCCCTGGCGCCCGACGTGAAGTCGGTGTCGCCGGTGGTCAGCACGTCGGCGACGCTGACCTACGAGGGCAGCGACCACGACGTCAGCTCGTTCGTCGGCACCACGCCGGACTGGTTCGGCGCGTCCAACTTCCCGGTCAAGACCGGGGCGCTGTTCACCGCGGACGACGAGGCCCAGGCCCGCCGGGTGGTGGTGATCGGCCAGACCGTCGCCGACGAGCTGTTCTCCGGCGTCGACCCGGTCGGCGAGCAGGTCACCGTCGGCGGCGCGCTGTTCACCATCGTCGGGGTGCTCGACGAGAAGAGCTCCAGCGGCTTCAGCGACTCCAACGACACCGCGGTCGCGCCGATCGCCGCGGTCCGGCAGGTGCTGGCCGGTTACGGCACGCTCAGCTCGATCCTGGTCGAGGCGAAGAACTCCGACCAGGTCGACACGGTGCAGAGTGAGATCACCACGATCCTCGACCAGAAGATGCCGGCGAGCAGCGACGGGACCACGGCGTACCGGATCCAGAACGCCTCTCAGCTCCTGGCGACCCAGACCGAGACCGCCGACACCTTCACCACCCTGCTCGGCGCGGTCGCCGCGATCAGCCTCCTGGTCGGCGGCATCGGGATCACCAACATCATGCTGGTCACGGTCACCGAACGGACCCGGGAGATCGGCATCCGCAAGGCGCTCGGCGCGCCCCGGCGGGTGGTGCTGAGCCAGTTCCTGATCGAGGCGACGCTGCTCAGCGTGATCGGCGGCGGTCTCGGGGTGGCCGCCGCGCTGATCGGCAGCAAGTTCCAGATCGTCGGCGTCCAGCCGGTGATCGTGCCCAGCTCGGTCGTGCTCGCGCTGGGCGTCTCGGTGCTGATCGGGCTGTTCTTCGGCGGCCTGCCGGCGGCCCGCGCGGCCCGGCTGCGGCCCATCGACGCCCTGCGCTACGAATAGAAAGCCGAGAAGGACGAGGTCATGAACGACGACACCGAGGTTCTGTCGCGCACGCCGACCGAGGTCGAGCACGACGACCTGAACAGCGCCATCGCCCAGGCCGCGCCGCGTCGCTGGTGGAACCGGACCACGCTGGTGCTGGCCGGGGTCGGGCTGCTGGTCGGCGGGTTCGCCGGCGGCGCGCAGGTGCAGAAGCACTGGGGCTCGTCGTCGACGTCGTCGTCGTCGTCCACCGCGACGGCCGGCGGCGGTTTCCCGGCCGGTGCCGGGATGCCCAGCGGCATGGGCGGATTCGGGCAGAACCGGTCGGCCGCGCCGGCCGGTGGCACCGCGGGGACGATCAGCAGGGTCGACGGGAACACCGTCTATGTGCAGACCGCGGCGGGGGAGACGGTCACGGTGCGGGCCTCGGACACCACCGCGGTGAGCAAGACCGCCACCGCGAAGGTCACCGACCTGACCGCCGGCTTGAAGATCACGGTCCAGGGCGTCGCGGACTCGGAGGGGGTCGTCACCGCGACCACGATCACCGCCGCCGGGTGATTTATCCGGATATTTCTTGGCCAAGGTGGTTATTTCCTGTGGATCGGGTTTCAAAACCAGAGCTTGCCGTACGGCCGGCCGATGGTTCCCCCCGTCCGGGACGACAGGCGTCCCGGCAGCCACGGGGAGTCACGTTGACCGCGATCAGCAGCATCAGCAACTCGACGAACTACCAGGTGACGCAGGCCCAGTCGGCGTACGCCGGCCAGCAGAAGCCGCAGGACGACCCGATGGACAAGATCGCCGAGACGCTGGGCCTGAGCAAGGACGCGCTGAAGGACCAGCTCACCAACGGCAAGAGCCTGAACGACGTCGCCACCGGCCAGAGCGTCGGACACGAGGACCTGATCGCCGCGATCAAGTCCGGGATGCCCTCGTCCACCGCGATCACCGACGACGTCGCCGAGAAGATCGCCGCGCAGCAGAGCCAGGGCACCCCACCCCCGCCACCCGGCGGTCCCCGCGGCGAGAACGCCGGCCTCCAGGACTCCGGCAAGCTCAAGCAGGTCAGCGACATGCTCGACATGGACTCCCAGGACGTGACGAAGGCCGCCACCAGCGCGTCCAGCCTGGTCAGCCTCCTGCAGGACAAGGGCGTCGACTTCAGCCAGCTGAAGAACGTCCTCAACCGCACCGGCGACCTCCTCGACGTCAGCGCCTGAGCTCCGCGGTCCGGGCCTCCGGGCGCCGCCCGCCCGGAGCCGGCGACCACCAGTTCGCCCGGCCGAGCAGCACCATCGTGGCCGGGACCAGCAGCCCGCGGATCACCGTGGCGTCGATCGCCACCGCGACCGCCAGGCCGACGCCCATCATCTTCACCACCGGGGCCGGGCTGAGCGTGAACCCGGCGAACACGCACACCATGATCAGCGCCGCCGAGGTGATCACCGCGCCGGTGCCGGCCAGCCCGTCGCGGACCGAGCGGGCGTTGTCACCGGTCGCCACCCAGGACTCGCGCACCGCGGTCAGCAGGAACACCTCGTAGTCCATGGACAGTCCGAAGAGCAGCGCGAACAGCATCATCGGCACGTACGACTCGATCGGCACCGGCCCGTCCAGGCCCAGCCACGACACGCCCCAGCCCCACTGGAAGACCGCGGTCAGCACCCCGTAGGCGGCGGCGACCGAGAACAGGTTCATCACCGCGGCCTTCACGGCCACGACCGGGGCGCGGAAGGCGAGGAACACCAGGAAGGCGGCGAGCAGAACGACCACCCCGATGACGTACGGCATCCGCACCCCGACCCGATCGCCCAGCTCGGCCTTGACCGCCGTCGGGCCGGTGACGTGCACGGTCATCGCCGTGACGGGCACCGCGCGCAGTGCCTCGGCGGTAGCCACGGTCCGCGGGTCCGCCGGCGCGCTGTCCGGGACCACCCGGATCGTCGCCACCGCCCCGTCCGCCGAGACCCGGGCCGGTTGCGCCCGCGCCACCCCGGGCACCGCCGCGACCGCGGCCTGCAACGCCGGCACGTCCGCGCCGGGCCGCAGCTCGGCGACCACCGTGAGCGGGCCGTTCACCCCCGGCCCGAACGTGTCGCCGAGCACGTCGTACCCGATCCGGGTCGCCGTCCCGGCCGGATCGTCGCCCGGATCCGTCTGCCCCAGCGTCATCCGGGTCGCCGGCGCGGCCAGCACCAGCAGCAGCGCCACCGCGCCGAGCGCGTAGGCCCAGGGCCGCCGGGTCACCAGCGCCGCCAGCCGCCCCCAGCCCGACCGGCCCGGCACCCGGGCCGGGGAGATCCGCGCCCCCAGCACGGTCAGCAGCGCGGGCAGCAACGTCACCGCCGACGCCACCGCGACCAGCACGATCAGCCCGGTCGTCCAGCCCAGCGTCGCCAGGATCGGGATCCCGGAGACGGCCAGCCCGGCCAGCGCCACGATCACCGTCCCGCCGGCGAACGCCACCGCGCTGCCCGACGACGCCACCGTCGCCACGATCGCCGCGTGGCGTTCGCGGCCGTCCGCCAGCAGCCGGCGGTACCGGGTGATCAGGAACAGCGCGTAGTCGATGCCCACCCCGAGCCCGATCATCGTGGCGACGGTCGTCGCCACCTGCGGGATCGCGGCGACATGCCCGGCCAGCCCGATCGCGCCGATCCCGCAGACCAGCGTGATCAGCGCGGTGACCAGCGGCAGCCCGGCGGCGACCAGCCCGCCGAACGCGATCACCAGCACGATCAGGGCGACACCGAGCCCGAACGCCTCGCTGGCGTGCGTGCTCGCCTCGGACTGCGCCAGCGCCCCACCGGGCAGCACCGCCAGCCCCGCGGCCCGAGCCGGTTCCGCCGCGTCCAGCACCTCGCTGATCAGGCCACTGCCGACGTCGCGCAACCCCAGGTCGAACTGCACGGCGAGATACCCGGTCCGGCCGTCGGCGCTGAGCGATCCGCCGGCGGCGCCGGGCGGCGCCACCGACACCACGTGGTCCAGGTCCGCGATGCCGCGCACGGTCAGATCAAGGGCTTCGCGGTACGCGGCGGCGTCCAGCCGTTCGCCGGACGAGCGCAGCACCACCTGCCCGTTCGCCCCGTCCCCGCCCGGGAAGTGCGCCTCGATCAGGTCCCGTCCGCGCTGCCCGTCGCTGCCCGGCAGCGTGGTGTCGTCGTCCACCGGCCGCCCGAAGCCCAGCACCAGCCCAGCCACCACGACCGTGATCAGCAGCCAGCCGGCGATCACCGGCCAGGGCCGGCGGACCGCGGCGCGCCCGATCCCGGCGAACGCCCGATAGGTTCCGCTGCCCTCGTCCGCCGCGCTCATCCGCCGTACCCTTCGCAATTGTCGGTTTTTCTGTTGATCTTCTGTCCGCTGAGGGTGAGGTGCGTGCCGCCGACGGTGATCCGGAGTCCGTCCTCGGTGGCCTCGGCGCCCTGGTAGCCGAGCCCCGCGGGGAGCTCGGGCAGGCCGATCGTCCGAGGAGCGGCCCGGTCGCCCAGTTGCGCGGCGGGAATCCGGATCCCGACGGCGGGGATCTCCACCTCGACCGGCCGCACGACCAGGGATCCGCCGGTGACCTCCGGCGCGGCGTGCACGACCACCGGGACCTCGCGGCCCAGCAGCGGAGCCGTGGTCGCCAGCCGGAGCCGGCCCGCGCCGTCATAGCCCAGTCCGGCGGGGACGGTGATCTCGTCGTACCGAATGATCGCCGTGACCGTGAGGGAAGCGGCCCGGACCGAACCGCCGGCCGTGCGCACGTCCCGCGCCGTCGCCGCGACCCCGGCATGGAACCGGCCCACCGCGACCGCGTCCGCCTCGACCTGCACCTTCTCGAACCGTCCGCGCGTCAGCTGGGTCAGGAACGGCACGCCGCCGAGCGACACCTCCGGTGGCTCGGCGAGCCCGGCGGCGCACTGGAGTCGCTCGGCCAGCCGGTTCCCGGCGCCGGCCGCCGCCCAGCGATCGCCGGTCAGCCCGGCGGCCAGGAGCGCGCCCGCCACCGCGCCGGTGATGATCAATGATTTTCGCACCGGTTCATGTCACCAACCGGGCATGACGGCGCCACGTGAGCCGGATGAGAGTTCGTCAGGAACGCGGAAGCTCGAACCAGACGGTCGTGCCCGCACCCGGCGCCGGGTCGATCCCGGTCGTGCCGCCGTGGGCCCGCACCGCTTCGGCGACGATCGCCAGGCCCAGGCCGGCGCCGCCGGAGTGGGCCCGCGACTCGTCCGCCCGCCAGAACCGCTCGAACGCGTGCGCCGCGGTCGTGGCGGTCATCCCCGGACCCTCGTCGCGCACCGCGACCCGCACCCGGTCCCCGTCGAGCACCGCGCTGACCTCGGCGGGGGTGCCCGGCGGGGTGTGCGCGCGGACGTTGCCGAGCAGGTTCGCGAGCACCTGGCGCAGCGTGTCCGCGTCCCCCGCGACCTCCAGCGGCTCCGGCACGGCGGCGGTGAGCGGACGGTCCGGCTCGACCGCGCCGGCGTCCGCGACCGCGTCCCGGATCAGCGCGCCCAGATCGACCCGCGCCCGCCGGACCGGCGGATCCGAGTCCAGCCGCGCCAGGTAGAGCAGGTCGCCGACCAGCACCCCGATCCGCCCGGCCTCCTCCTCGATCCGCCGCAGCACGTCCGGTCGCTGCCCGAGATCGATCACCCCGGTCCGGACCAGCTGCAGGTACCCGCTGATCGACGTGACCGGCGTCCGTAGCTCGTGCGAGGCGTCCGCGACGAACGCCCGCATCCGCTCCTCGGACCGCTCCCGCGCCGTCATCGCCGCCTGGATCCGGCCCAGCATCCGGTCCACCGCGGCGGCCAGCCGGCCGACCTCGGTGTGCGCGGGCGCGGCGCCGACCCGGCGGTCCAGATCCCCCGCGGCGATCGCGGTGGCCGTCGCGGCGATCTCGTCCAGCGGCCGCAGCCGCCGCCGGACCAGCCAGTGCGCCAGCAGCGACAGCAGGACCAGCACCACCGCCCCGGTCAGCACGGCGATCACCACGAACCGGGCGACCGTGTTCCGGACCGGCGTCAGCGGCAGCCCGACCAGCACCCGGGAGCCGTCGGCCAGCGGGATCACCAGCACCCGGTAGCGCTCGCCGACCGCGCAGGTCACCGTCTGCGGCGCGGACCGGGCCGGGTCGGCCCGGTCCAGCAGCGGGTCGGGCGGCAGCTTGCCGCTGCTCTCGAACCGCACGGTATGCCCGTCGGCACGGCGGAACTCGATCAGGTACTCGGTCACCGAGACCACTGAGCGCAGCTCCGGTCCCTCCGGGGCCAGGGCCGGCGCGCGTTGCCGCACCAGCACGGCGGCCGCGGCGAGCTGGCCGTCGGTCCGTTCCAGGAGGTACGCGCGGAGGGCCACCGCCGCGGTCGTACAGGTCCCGATCAGGCCGGCCGCGGCCAGCGCCACCATCGACGTGACCAGCGAGAACCGCAGGGACCTGACCCTCATGGCCGGTCCCGGGAACGCAGCGCGTAGCCGAAGCCGCGGTGCGTGACGATCAGCGGCGGGCCGTGGCGGTCCAGCTTGCGGCGCAGATAGCCGACGTACGTGTCGACCACGTTGGAGACCGCCGGGCTCTCGAACTCCCAGACCGCGGCCAGGATCTGGGCGCGGGACAGCACCCGGTTCGGGTTGGTCAGGAAGTAGCGCAGCAGCTTGAGCTCGGTCGGGGAGAGCGACACCTCGGCCCCGGCCCGGTGGACCCGCAGGGTCTCCTGGTCGAGCTGCAGATCGCCGTACCGAAGGATCTGGTCCTCGGTCTTCGGCGGTGCGGCCCGGCGCAGCACCGCGCGCACGCGGGCCAGCAGGACCTCCACGTCGAACGGCTTGGTCACGTAGTCGTCCCCGCCGTAGGCCAGGCCGGCCACCTGATCGGCGCGGGCATCCCGGGCGGTGAGGAAGATGATGCCGGCGCCGAGCCCGTCGGCCCGCAGGCGCCGGCACACCGCCATCCCGTCCCCGTCCGGCAGCATCACGTCGAGCAGCACCAGATCGGGCGGCCGGCGCGCGGCCGCCGCGATCGCCTCGGCGGCGGTGGCCGCGGTGTCCACCACGAACCCGTGGAACCGCAGCACGGTGTCCAGCAGATCCCGGATGTTCGGCTGATCGTCGACGACGAGGACGCGAGGGCTGGCACTCATGGCGCACCCATCACAACACGCCCCGATGAGAGCCGGATGAGAACCCGGATCAGCCGGCGCCGGGCCGAGCGGTGAAGACGGTCAGGCGGGTGAGCGCCTCTTCCGGGGTGCCGATGGACCGGCGATAGGCGAGATAACTGTTGACGGCTCCGGTGATCGTGCTTCGGTCCAGGTCCGGCCTCTCCAGTAGGTCGGCCAGATCGCCCGGCGCGATCCTTGACCAGACCAGGTCGCCGAACTCGGCCAGTGCGCGTACCAGTCCGATTCGGAATTTGTTGTCGACCTGTTCCCGTGCAAACCTGGACACCATTTCCGGCATGACGATGATGTCGCTGAGCGGCTCTATTCGTGACGGTAGCCCCATGGCCGGGAAGAGTCGCTCCCCGTTTCTTTGGAGGGTGTCGGCAAGCATGAACTGCAAGGCATTCGGGTAATTGGTGATCGAATCGATGCGATCCGCGAATCGTTCGTCCGTGAGCAGGTAGGGGCAGCGGTGGGCGAGATTCAGCAGCACGTAGCTCTCTGCTCCGCCGTCGGCATCGAGCGCGAGGTCGACGAGTGACCTCGTCAGGTCGCGATCGAGGAATGGGGCGTCGTCGACCAGCATCGTGAGGAGAATGTGGACAGCTATCTCATCGACGCTGTCCCCCAAACGGCGCATCAGGTCGAGGATCGACTCATAGGCTCGCTCATCATAGGGCGTCATGCGATCCAGGGCCGGTACGGGCCACCGATTCGCTTGCAACTCCGTGATCTTTGTATAGAGATTCAGATGTGCGGAGTCCGCTGGTTCGACCCCACGCCATAATGCGTCTCCGGCAGCGGACCGGAGTTCGCTTCCGGAGTTCTGGGAAAGTCGGGCGAAGCTGATTTCTGGATGAAAAAAAGGGATGGTTTCTGATTCGTAGCTGACCAGGCCGTCATCCATGTGGAGTGATCCGAGAATGCTCAGCTGCCCGTCCTCTGTCAATCCAGCCCGCCACAACTGGACGGTAGAGGCCCAGTAATCGCTGGTAGTCAGGTCGCGAACCAGGAGGCTGCCGGACAAGGCGATCAACAGAGAGGCGAGATTTGCGGTATAGGTCGCGAGTCCGTTGATCACATCATGCGGAGCATGGCGGCCGACGTCGCCCCGGTTCCGTGGCTTGCGGGCTCGGTTGAACAGGTAGGCGAGCATGCCGGCCGTCGAGTCGACGGCATCCCGGGAGATGAGCCGCTGAGCGAAGCGGACCACCGGCTGTCGCGTGGTCAGGCATCGGTGGCTGAGCAGCGCGAACAGCAGATCATCGTCGAGTGAGTCGAGGCTGTCGCGGACGTTCAGTCGCTCCCAGTCTCCGGCCAGATAGCTCAGCTCACGCGCCACGTACTCGGCGACCAGGTACTCGCCGAAGGTGGCATGCAGGAACTCGTAGCTGCGGAGGCTCGACTCCTCGTGCTCCCGAGCCTGGCCGACGTGGATGAAGAAGAACGCCGCCACGGTTGACTTGGCCCGGGTCAACGGCTCGGCGAAGCCGGCCCGGCGTTCCGTCGGCGGCGCGGGGGCGAGGACCTTCAGGTCGTGGCTCAGCTCGTCCTCGGTGACGAACTGGCGTCCACGATTGAACATCGCGAACGCGGCGATCGACAGGTCTCGCCGGAGCGCGACCTCCCGTTTGCGCTGCTCGTCCGCGCTGATCTCGGCAGTGGCCTTCCCACGGACCTGCCGGGTGATGAACGAGTCGAGAAGCGCGCTGTAGAGATCGGCGCCCTGCAACGCCGGATCGGCCAATGCGCGATCGCCCGCACCGGCGGCGTAGATCGCGAGCAGGAACAGCAGGAGCGGCTGACGGCCCAGTTCCGCCTTGCTGAGCACGGTCTCGGCGGCGAGTGGGGCGAAGCCCGGAGAGTGCGTGTTCGCCAGGTTCCAGGTGGCGGTCCAGCGCCGGACCTGCTCCTCGGAGAAGTCCTCCAACCGGATCAGCGTGGTGCCCTCGGGCACCCGGACCCGGTCCATCACCAGGTGGCGGGAGGTGATGACGGTGATCACCGCGTTCCCGTCCGCCCATTCGTCGCGTTGGAAGTCGGTGACGCGCTCGATGTAATCGCTCTGGGTGGTCTCGGTGGCCTGGATCAGTTCGTCTAGCCCGTCGAAGATGACAATCTTGGTCTTCTCCGACTCCCGGACCAGCGAGCCCCAGCTCAGCGATTCCCGCGTGCTCTGCTCCAGCGCCACCTCGATCTGGCGGTGCGGGTCCGCCGCGGCGTCGACCTGGCGCAGTTTGACCAGAACCGTGGTGAACGACTCGGCCGGGATCCGCGCCGCAACGACCTCAGTGAGCAGCGTCTTCCCCGCTCCGGGATGGCCGAGGACGACCAGCGGCTGGCGCACGCTCCCCGGGGAGACCAGGTATTCGGTGAGGAAGCCGGCCAGGTCGTCGCTCGGCGGGATTCCGTCCCACCAGTCCTCGTTCGCCGGCTCGGACTCCTTCGTCATGACTGCCCGCCGGTACCGCGGACTGATGAAGCCGTCCTGGACGGAGGGGAAGGTGAGCCCCGGCGTTGCGGTTCGCCAGATCGGCTGGTCCAGGATGCTACGTGCCCGCCGGAACAACTTGCGCTCGACGTCGCTGGTCGCGCCCGGGAAACCGCCCAGCTCGGTCAGGCGGGCCTGCAGGCCGGCGAGCGAGTCGCCCTGGCTGTGAATCGTCGAGGCGAGGTCGGTGATCTTCTTCGCCGTCGCGGAGGTCGCGTCGAGCTGCACCCAGAAGCCGAACTCGGGGATGTCCACCGCGAACCGCACGAACTGCTCCCGATAGATGTCTTCGGCCTTTGCGACCACCGTGGTGCTCAGGGCCGACTTCGCCGGATCGCCCGGATAGGCCCGCTCCCACGCCTCGAGCCCGTCGAAGAACCCGATCAGGGTCGTCATCAGCCGATGGAACGCGTTCTCGATCCGCCCGAGGTTGTCTTCGAAGCCGCAGGTCGGTGTGGGCATCGGAAGGCTTCCGGATTGAAGTTCCCGGCCGAACGCCCCGGCGGGTGGGCGTTCGACGATCCGGTGTCTGTCGTCGTCGGTCACCTCGAGTCCGGTCACCTCGGTGAACGCCTCGAAGAACGCCGACAGGCCGATCACGGTGTGCGCTGCTTCGAGCAACTCGAAGTGGTGCTTGCCGACCGTTGACTTGATCCGTCCGGCGGCGGTCCCGGTCAGGTCGCGGATCAGCTTGATCGCTTCGCTCTTGGGGTCGACCAGTGCGAAGGACGCACCCAGGGTGAACGGCGCGGTGGCGAAGATCAGGCCGCCGAGCAGGGTGTCGAGCTTGCTGACACGTTGGTCGTCCTGGGCGACGATCCGCAGAGCCTCGGCGTAGCTCATCGGTCGGATACGGCTCACGAGGCAGGGTCCTTCCGCCACGGTGGACAGTCCGGGGCATCGACCCTGGCAGTGGCGGGACGCCGTGTCAACGACCCATCACCCGCCGTGGCGAGCGTGGTCAGCGGTGGGTGCGGCGGCGGATCAGGATGAGGGCGACCGCGGCGGCGAACAGGTCGAGGGCGATGAGCACGCCGACCCAGCCGAACAGGAGCATGACCAGGGGGATCGTGATGAACAGCAGGGCGCACAGGACCGGGACCGCCGGGGAGGGTGGCTCCGCCGGGACGCCGGCCAGGCCGTCCATCCGGGCGGTGAAGTCCGGGTCGTGTTGCAGGTGGCGTTCCAGATCGGCCAGGGCGCGGCGCTCGTTGTCGTTCAACATCGAAGTTACCCCCGGGAGGTCCAGCGGACTCCCCGGTGTTACCCCGGCGCCACGGTGCGCCAAACGCTGCTGCGAATTCTTATAAACCGGACGCGAAGAGGGCGGTGAGCAGCGCGATCCGCTCGCCGATTCCGGCGATCGACACCCATTCGGTACGGGCGTGCGCACCCCCGCCGCGCGGTCCCAGCCCGTCGACGGTGGGCCGCCCGAGCGCGCCTGTCGTGTTGGTGTCGGCCGCGCCGTCGGCGGGCCGGCCGTCGAGGGTCTGCCCGATCCCGGCGGCGATCGCGGCGAGCCGGGCGAGCAGCCGGTCCCCGGCCGGATCCGGTCGCCAGGTGGGCCGATGCGACAGCAGCCGGCTGCGCACCGTGGCCCGCTCCCGGACCGCCCGCAGCGCGGCGAGCTCGCCGAGCACCACCCGCTCGTCCTCCGGGTCGGCGAAACGCAACCCCAGGTCGGCGTACGCCTGACCGGCCACCACGTTGGTCCGCCCGCCACCGGTGACCGTTCCGGTGTTGACCAGCACCGGCCGCCCCGCCCCGAGCTCCCGCACGCGCAGCAACTGGTCGACGAGCTCGTCGATGGCGTTCACCCCGGCGTCCGGGTCGAGCGCGGCGTGCGCCTCCATACCGGTCACCTCGATCCGCGCCCGGGTGCTGCCGCGCCGGCCGGTCTTCAGGTCGCCGCCCGGATGCGGCGGCTCCATCCCGAGCACCGCCACGGCCCGCTTCGCCTCGGCCGCCACCAGGGCGGTCGCGGTGGGCGACCCGATCTCCTCATCCGCGACGACGATCACGCGCAGGTCAGGGGCCGGCCCGCTCAGGGCGGCGACCGTCGCGAGCAGCGCCGCGATCCCGGCTTTCGTGTCGTAGACGCCCGGCCCGCGGATCACGTCGCCGTCCACCCTCCACGGCATCTCGGCGAGCGTCCCCACCGGCCACACCGTGTCGTAGTGGGTGAGGATCAGAATCGGACCATCGCCACCACTGCCGGCCCGGCTCCAGATCAGGTGATCGCCGGTCGGATGCCGCTCCCGGGCCGTCGTGAACCCGGCCGCCGCCGCGTCCGCCTCCAGCATCTCGGCCAGCCCGGCCAGCGCCGTGACGTCACCCGTGGGCGACTCGGCCAGCGTGTACCGATGCAGCGCCGCGACCACCGGAGACGTCATATCCGCACGCTAAGTTGCGACCGACTGGTTGTCAACGTGCTCGGATAGGACCAGGATGACAGTCATACGATCGCTATCTTCAAGGAGTGCGGCAGTGAGGGAGGGCGGATGGACGTCACGGTCCGGGAGCTGGGCGGGATGGCCGAGTGGACCGCCGCCTGCGCCCTCTACCGCGAGGTGTTCGGCTACACCGCGCCCGAGTGGGGCCTCAACCCGCGCCTGCTCGCCGCGCTGAGGGAGAACGGCGGCACCGTGATCGGCGCGCTCACCGGCGACGGCACGCTCGCCGGCTTCTGCTACGGATTCCCCGGCATCGAGGCCGGCGAGCTCTACCACTATTCGCAGGCCGCCGCGGTCAAGGTGGGCTTCCAGGGCGGCGGCTTGGGGCGATTGCTGAAGTACGGGCAGGCCACCGTCGCCCGGCGGACGGGTGCGCGGACCATGCGGTGGACGTTCGATCCGTACGCGTTGCGCAACGCCCACTTCAACCTGGCCGTGCTGGGCGCCGTCGGCATCCGGTTCCTCCCCGACTTCTACCGCGAGCCGGGCACCGATCGGGTGCTCGTGAGCTGGGACCTGACCGATGCCGATCAGGGCGTTCCACGTCGTACGGAAAATGTGGGCGGACCCGGCGGCGGTCGT encodes:
- a CDS encoding NACHT domain-containing NTPase; this encodes MSYAEALRIVAQDDQRVSKLDTLLGGLIFATAPFTLGASFALVDPKSEAIKLIRDLTGTAAGRIKSTVGKHHFELLEAAHTVIGLSAFFEAFTEVTGLEVTDDDRHRIVERPPAGAFGRELQSGSLPMPTPTCGFEDNLGRIENAFHRLMTTLIGFFDGLEAWERAYPGDPAKSALSTTVVAKAEDIYREQFVRFAVDIPEFGFWVQLDATSATAKKITDLASTIHSQGDSLAGLQARLTELGGFPGATSDVERKLFRRARSILDQPIWRTATPGLTFPSVQDGFISPRYRRAVMTKESEPANEDWWDGIPPSDDLAGFLTEYLVSPGSVRQPLVVLGHPGAGKTLLTEVVAARIPAESFTTVLVKLRQVDAAADPHRQIEVALEQSTRESLSWGSLVRESEKTKIVIFDGLDELIQATETTQSDYIERVTDFQRDEWADGNAVITVITSRHLVMDRVRVPEGTTLIRLEDFSEEQVRRWTATWNLANTHSPGFAPLAAETVLSKAELGRQPLLLFLLAIYAAGAGDRALADPALQGADLYSALLDSFITRQVRGKATAEISADEQRKREVALRRDLSIAAFAMFNRGRQFVTEDELSHDLKVLAPAPPTERRAGFAEPLTRAKSTVAAFFFIHVGQAREHEESSLRSYEFLHATFGEYLVAEYVARELSYLAGDWERLNVRDSLDSLDDDLLFALLSHRCLTTRQPVVRFAQRLISRDAVDSTAGMLAYLFNRARKPRNRGDVGRHAPHDVINGLATYTANLASLLIALSGSLLVRDLTTSDYWASTVQLWRAGLTEDGQLSILGSLHMDDGLVSYESETIPFFHPEISFARLSQNSGSELRSAAGDALWRGVEPADSAHLNLYTKITELQANRWPVPALDRMTPYDERAYESILDLMRRLGDSVDEIAVHILLTMLVDDAPFLDRDLTRSLVDLALDADGGAESYVLLNLAHRCPYLLTDERFADRIDSITNYPNALQFMLADTLQRNGERLFPAMGLPSRIEPLSDIIVMPEMVSRFAREQVDNKFRIGLVRALAEFGDLVWSRIAPGDLADLLERPDLDRSTITGAVNSYLAYRRSIGTPEEALTRLTVFTARPGAG
- a CDS encoding DUF3040 domain-containing protein, whose protein sequence is MLNDNERRALADLERHLQHDPDFTARMDGLAGVPAEPPSPAVPVLCALLFITIPLVMLLFGWVGVLIALDLFAAAVALILIRRRTHR
- a CDS encoding M20/M25/M40 family metallo-hydrolase, encoding MTSPVVAALHRYTLAESPTGDVTALAGLAEMLEADAAAAGFTTARERHPTGDHLIWSRAGSGGDGPILILTHYDTVWPVGTLAEMPWRVDGDVIRGPGVYDTKAGIAALLATVAALSGPAPDLRVIVVADEEIGSPTATALVAAEAKRAVAVLGMEPPHPGGDLKTGRRGSTRARIEVTGMEAHAALDPDAGVNAIDELVDQLLRVRELGAGRPVLVNTGTVTGGGRTNVVAGQAYADLGLRFADPEDERVVLGELAALRAVRERATVRSRLLSHRPTWRPDPAGDRLLARLAAIAAGIGQTLDGRPADGAADTNTTGALGRPTVDGLGPRGGGAHARTEWVSIAGIGERIALLTALFASGL
- a CDS encoding GNAT family N-acetyltransferase, which encodes MDVTVRELGGMAEWTAACALYREVFGYTAPEWGLNPRLLAALRENGGTVIGALTGDGTLAGFCYGFPGIEAGELYHYSQAAAVKVGFQGGGLGRLLKYGQATVARRTGARTMRWTFDPYALRNAHFNLAVLGAVGIRFLPDFYREPGTDRVLVSWDLTDADQGVPRRTENVGGPGGGRVVAAAGEGFAAPDPTDRAWLRQELVARFAAGERLVGVVRPEAGEGRAAYLFEAVA